In one window of Candidatus Hydrogenedentota bacterium DNA:
- a CDS encoding tetratricopeptide repeat protein, which translates to MACNDYRTPYILRLMTIIMICAAPLFAQMMDPASSEQTNTAPSRDQLLKQFRDYETMKDPCHQGEDGGEAYRKLLQDLGYYDLLAECLESDGSPDDAVKWREIGIAWMNVGPKGVQAAFNAFDQALKDAPEDEESLCLKACLFHREGAYEQARQGYEDTLKINPNNVRAKLGEAVLKIREGDIKAASDEIHALGSDAQPYDVITRVMLRKALYDFEQQGGTYAETAGNHYAFSQLLYRAARFSDALNTAYTAAKMETDNTELWNFIGAVQWQLGDFEQAKSAYDQSLTIDPNQPDIQMSRDRLVQSMATQNQGR; encoded by the coding sequence ATGGCCTGCAACGACTATAGAACCCCTTACATCTTGAGGCTCATGACCATCATCATGATTTGTGCGGCGCCCTTGTTCGCACAGATGATGGACCCTGCGTCTTCCGAGCAAACAAACACAGCGCCTTCCCGCGACCAACTACTGAAACAGTTTCGGGACTATGAAACCATGAAAGATCCTTGTCATCAGGGCGAGGATGGCGGCGAGGCGTATCGTAAATTACTGCAGGATCTGGGATATTATGATCTGCTCGCCGAATGTCTGGAATCTGATGGTTCTCCCGACGATGCCGTGAAGTGGCGTGAGATCGGTATTGCATGGATGAATGTGGGGCCCAAAGGGGTGCAAGCCGCTTTCAATGCTTTCGATCAAGCGCTCAAAGATGCTCCGGAAGACGAGGAAAGCCTTTGCCTGAAGGCCTGCCTTTTTCACCGTGAGGGAGCCTATGAACAGGCGCGCCAAGGATATGAGGATACCTTAAAGATTAATCCGAACAATGTTCGTGCGAAACTTGGAGAGGCGGTTTTAAAGATCCGTGAAGGCGATATCAAAGCCGCTTCTGATGAAATTCATGCACTCGGAAGTGATGCCCAACCCTATGATGTCATTACACGGGTTATGTTGCGCAAAGCCTTATACGACTTTGAGCAACAGGGAGGCACCTATGCAGAGACTGCCGGCAACCATTACGCCTTTTCACAATTACTGTATCGCGCAGCACGCTTTTCAGATGCGTTGAACACTGCCTACACCGCGGCAAAAATGGAAACAGACAATACAGAGCTGTGGAATTTTATAGGGGCTGTGCAATGGCAGTTGGGCGACTTTGAACAGGCAAAATCAGCCTATGATCAATCATTGACTATTGATCCGAATCAACCGGACATTCAAATGAGCAGAGACCGGCTGGTACAGTCCATGGCGACACAAAATCAAGGCCGATAA
- a CDS encoding ABC transporter ATP-binding protein has translation MLAIRTQQLSKSFKSIGKKTVHALRPMDLAVEQGEIFGFLGRNGAGKTTAIKMLTGLIHPSNGDAFLFDSPTNQPDARKQVGYMPEHPYFYEYLTPRETLDFYGSLRGLTREARLQEWDTISKLLDLQDIGDRRIRSFSKGMRQRVGFAVALVGDPPLLILDEPMSGLDPLGRKMIRELMLRLNHMGKTIFFSSHVLSDVEEICDRVGILVSGKLTACDRIVNLVDTHRQSVELEVAGINADALEPVSGVALQCLFNKDGSCRLTFPDSSHANDAIKAIQNLGGQVLSLHPAVESLEDFFMRIQDVVDVPDKKNNEESEMKTGEDQI, from the coding sequence ATGTTGGCAATACGAACACAGCAGTTGTCCAAGAGTTTTAAATCAATCGGCAAAAAAACAGTTCATGCCCTTCGTCCCATGGATTTAGCCGTGGAACAAGGAGAGATTTTCGGTTTCTTAGGAAGAAACGGTGCGGGCAAAACTACCGCCATAAAAATGCTTACAGGACTCATTCATCCTTCCAACGGGGACGCCTTTCTTTTTGACAGCCCGACAAATCAGCCCGACGCCCGCAAACAGGTCGGGTATATGCCGGAGCATCCCTACTTCTATGAATATTTAACACCGAGAGAAACCCTCGATTTCTACGGTTCGCTGCGTGGACTTACGCGGGAAGCACGGCTCCAAGAGTGGGACACCATCAGCAAGCTCTTAGACTTGCAAGATATTGGCGACCGCCGTATCCGCAGCTTTTCAAAAGGAATGCGCCAGCGTGTCGGCTTTGCTGTGGCTTTGGTAGGCGATCCGCCCTTATTAATTTTGGATGAACCCATGAGCGGCTTGGATCCCCTCGGCCGCAAAATGATTCGCGAATTGATGTTGCGCCTCAATCATATGGGAAAGACCATTTTCTTCAGTAGTCATGTGTTGAGCGATGTGGAAGAAATTTGTGATCGTGTAGGGATCTTAGTATCGGGCAAATTGACCGCTTGCGATCGAATTGTGAATTTGGTCGATACCCATCGCCAATCTGTGGAACTGGAAGTGGCGGGAATCAACGCTGATGCCTTGGAACCGGTCAGCGGTGTGGCGCTGCAGTGTCTGTTCAACAAAGACGGCAGCTGCCGATTAACCTTTCCCGACAGCAGCCATGCCAATGATGCCATCAAAGCTATCCAAAATTTGGGCGGGCAGGTGCTTTCCCTGCATCCCGCTGTAGAGTCGCTGGAGGATTTCTTTATGCGTATTCAGGATGTCGTAGATGTCCCCGACAAAAAG